ATGTAATTTCTTTGGAGGCCACACCTATTATTTAATGTTAAGATGATTCTTGTAAAaaaacttaatattttaataacattttgatattcttactctaaatttaaagaaaaaaaaaagaatttcggGAAGTCCAAGGCAAAACTAGAGTCAGTGATGGATGAAGACTCTCACGGAAAAGCCTTCGTTATGCCGACTACCGAGGAACTAATAGGAATTATAAAATATCATTGgttaatgaaataaaataattatttttagaaaactttaTTTTACGATTTGATTCTTTGCCCTTAATTTATCCTAAAAATATAGTTACTCTATAACtaatatctttttattttcaaaatcacCCTTCCCATATTTACTGAtgatttgttttatattttaggTGGAAAAACGCAAGAAcatgaaaatggtaaaaatggtaaagacataaaaaaacgaaaacgataaaaatgtaaaaattggtaaaaacgtgacaaacataaaaaaaaattgtaatatcCTACTGTTTTTTACATGACGAATAATTGAATTGCACAACTCACAAATAGGAGCATCAATTGAATTCCACAACTCACAAGTAGGAGTATGAATTGCCTATCACTCCGAAGAATCTCAATGAGTAAACGTTTAATAAATGGAAGTTGGCAGTCCTTAAAAAATCAATTGCAAGTTAAATGTCCATTTGTTTCCTTTAAGTTACTATAGAtagattttataaattaaaactaatataaaGAACATATTTACAATTAATACCAAGCTTCCCACAAAAAAGTAATTATCTACTTTCTccttagctcattaatggcggtttcGAAGACAtcacatataatataataattatctaCTTTCTCTTTAGCTCTTGAAGTCTCTGGATCATCCTTGGCCTTCAAGACCTCCTTCACAGTAAATATATGGAAATGACTTGTGAGAAAGATTTTACGTATTAGATTGGtacacaaaaataataaaaacgtACTCCAGTCGTATCATCCATATGGAACTCCAAGAGAACATCATTCTTACCTTGCAGTTGCGTTTGTGCAACCTTTGCTAAAGAAACCTCAAATACAGGATTGTATTTGGATCTCTCAGAGTGTGGCTCAATAATACATGATTGTAGGGGCATTCTAGTTGCTAATCCTACTTTTgaaatttcatttatttctcgTTTAGTGAACATGGCTACTCATTTAGTAGCTAGGCAAGTccgttccaatgctagcgattacATTTCGACAATTATACCAGTTGAGTTTGTGCGACCTCTGCTAAAGATGCCTCAGATACTTGCTTTGCACCAGTCATAAAGGTAAGCATATTTTCTGAAGATAGAAACATGTTATCAAGAAAAGATTAgagataaaaagtaaaaagcatATTTGAGTAAAAAGGAAGAATTTATACAAATGCCAACAAACCATAATAAAGAATAACAATTATATGGAAATAAGACACAACTCAATGAGCTCCATTAACTCATAGTAATTATCTACTTTTTACTTTCATTAATTGAGGTTTCGAACACATCATCATTTTCAAAAAGAGCTAcaatataataattatctaCTTTCTCCTTAGCTCCCGAAGTCTCTGGACCGTCCTCCGCCTTCAAGACCTTTTTCACTATGATTATATGGAAATGACTTGTGAGAAAGATATTACGTATTAGATTGGTACACAAAAACAATAGAAATGTACTTCATTAGCTCCAGCCGTATCATCCACATGGAACTCCAAGAGAACATCATTCTTATAATGCAGCCGAGTTTGTGCGCCCTCTAAAGAAACCTCAAATATAGGATGGAATTTGGATCTCTCAGAGTTTGGCTCAATAATATAGGATTGTGGGTCATTTAGTTGGTAATCTTGCTTTTaaaatttcatttatttctcaTTTAAGGAACATGGCTTCTCATTTAGTAGTTAGGCAAGTCCGTTTCAATGCTAGCGATTACGTTTCGGCAACTATGCCAAGTTGGATGTTTGATGTAATTTCTTTGGAGGCGACTACTATTATTTAATGTTAAGTCGATTCTTGTCCAAAAAAAACTTACTATTTCAataacattttcatatttttcctctaaatttaaagaaaaaaaatcaggaAGTCCAAAGCAGAATTGGAGTCAATGATGGTAAAGACTATCACGGTAAAGCCTTCGTTATGCCGACTGCTGAGGGactaatatgaattataaaatatcATTTGgttaatgaaataaaataattattttgagaAAACTTTATTCTACCATTTGATTCTTTGTCCTTAATTTATCCtagaaatattaatttatccTAAAAATATAGTTACTCtataactaatattttttttattttcaaaatcacCCTTCCCATATTTACTGAtgatttgttttatattttaggTGGAAAAACGCAAGAacataaaaatggaaaaaaatgcaaaaattagtaaaaatggtaaaaacataaaaaaatgaaaatgataaaatgtaaaaattggtAAACACGTGACAAAcataaaaaattattgtaatATCCTACTGTTTTTTACTGGACGAATAATTGAATTCCACAACTCACAAATAGGAGCATCAATTGAATTCCACAACTCACAAGTAGGAGCATGAATTGCTTATCACTCCGAAGAATCTCAATGTGTAAACGTTTAATAAATGGAAGTTGGCAGTCCTTGAAAAATCAATTGCAAGGTAAATGTCCATTTGTTTCCTTTAAGTTACTATGGAtagattttataaattaaaactaatataaaGAAAATATTTACAATTAATACCAAACTTCCCACAAAAAAAGTAATTATATACTTTCTccttagctcattaatggcggtttcGAAGATATCACCTATCATATAATAATTATCTACTTTCTCCTTCGCTCTTGAAGTCTCTGGATCATCCTTCGCCTTTAAGACCTCCTTCACAATAATTATATGGAAATGACTTATGAGAAAGATTTTACGTATTAGATTGGTACACAAAAATAATAGAAACGTACTTCATTAGCTCCAGCCGTATCATCGACATGGAACTCCAAGAGAATATCATTCTTACTTTGCAGTTGAGTTTGTGCAACCTGTGCTAAAGAATCCTCAAATACAGGATTGTATTTGGATCTCTTAGAGTGTGGCTTAATAATACAGGATTGCAGGGCCATTCTAGTTGCTAATCCTACTTTTgaaatttcatttatttctcgTTTAGTGAACATGGCTGCTCATTTAGTAGCTAGGCAAGTCCGTTCCAATGCTAGTGATTACATTTCGACAATTATGCCAGTTGAGTTTGTGCGACCTCTGCTAAAGATGCCTCAAATACTTGCTTTGCACTAGTCATAAAAGGTAAGCATATTTTCTGAAGACAGAAACATGCTATCAAGAAAAGATTAgagataaaaagtaaaaagcatATTTGAGTAAAAAGGAAGAATTTATACAAATGCCAACAAACCATAATAAAGAATAACAATTATATGGAAATAAGACACAACTCAATGAACTCTATTAACTCATAGTAATTATATACTTTTTACTTTCATTAATGGAGGTTTCGAACATATTATGATTTTCAAAAAGAGCTAcaatataataattatctaCTTTCTCCTTAGCTCCCGAAGTCTCTAGATCGTCCTCCGCCTTCTAGACCTCTTTCACTGTGATTATATGGAAATAACTTGTGAGAAAGATATTATGTATTAGATTAGTACACAAAAACAATAGAAACGTACTTCATTAGCTCCAGCCATATCATCCACATGGAACTCCAAGAGAACATCATTCTTACAATGCAGTCGAGTTTGTGCACTCTCTAAAGAAACCTCAAATATAGAATGGAATTTGGATCTCTCAGAGTTTGGCTCAATAATATAGGATTATGGGTCATTTAATTGCTAATCCTGCCTTTaaaatttcatttatttctcaTTTAGCGAACATGACTGCTCATTTAGTAGTTAGGCAAGTtcgttccaatgctagcgattacATTTCGGCAACTATGCCAAGTTGGATGTTTGATTTCTTTGGAGGCGACTCCTATTATTTAATGTTAAGCCGATTCTTGTAAAAAAAACTTACTATTTCAgtaacattttcatatttttcctctgaatttaaagaaaaaaaaaacagaatttTAGGAAGTCCAAAGCAGAATAGGAGTCAATGATGGCTAAAGACTCTCACGGTAAAGCCTTCGTTATGCCGACTGCTGAGGGACTAATATGAATTCTAAAATATCATTTGgttaatgaaataaaataattattttgagaAAACTTTATTTTACCATTTGATTCTTTCTCCTTAATTTATCCTAAAAATATAGTACTCtataactaatatttttttttatttttaaaattacctTTTCCACATTTATTGATGATTAGTTTTATATTTTAGGtggaaaaatgcaaaaagatgaaaatggtaaaaacggtaaaaacataaaaaaagcgaaaacaataaaaatgtaaaaattggtaaaaacgtgagaaacaaattttttttttgtaatatccTATTGCTTTTTACTGGACGAATAATTGAATTCCACAACTCACAAGTAGGAGCATCAATCGAATTTCACAACTCACAAGTAAGAGCATCAATTGCTTATCACTCTGGACAATAACAATGAGTAATTTTCTAATAAATGGAAGTTGGCCGTTCATAAGAAAATCAATTGCAAGTTAAATGTCCATTTGTTTCCTTTAAGTTACTATGGAtagattttataaattaaaactaaatcACTTATTCTCGCAAGTCAAAAGAttgaacttaaaattttaagttaaacattattaactaatatttttaaatttaatacttATTTTAAGTATTTATCAAAAACTTATATTATTTAGTACTTTcagtatttataatatttattacctaaaatttagtatttatttttttttaacacttAATTTTAAAGTTTTATCAAACTGCATCTAAGACTCATAAACCCCTCAGTACAATCAAACTCTGAACAAATGTTCACATTGGCCCTTAAAGTTGGCACGGAGGGTCAATTTAGCTCAAATCAATTTTTGGGAATGAATTCAGCCCTTAAAATTGATCGAAAAAGTCAAATTAACCTAGAATCAAACCAgtcctaaaaatataatatatttttgataTCCGAACTTTATCATGTTTACATTTTGATAAAACTATTATCTGTATAGCCGCAAAACGCTTTGATATTGGCACATTACTTTATACACAAAATGGCTTTGATATTGGTACATTACTTTATACACAAAATGGATTTGATCCtgaattaatttaacatttccGAACCAATTTTATAGACTGAATTGATATGCAAAGATTGATTTGTGCTAAATTGACCTTGGCTTCCCACTTTAGTGGCCAATTTTAAACTTCATTTATCAAACTCTTGTGGTGTTTTGCGAAAAAGCACTCTGCTTTCCCGCTCCCCCGCTCCCCCGTCTCTGTTTCTCCTTCTGTCATACGCTAGATTCTAGGGAGATAGAGTTCACATCATCCATCTTTATCGGCTGTCAATCAATTAACAGGTCTACACTTTATCCTTCACTAATTTCTTCACCTTCTTCTTTCTGTTTTTGTTATGATAGATCATGGAGGTGATCATGTTTAcgaaatttcatttttttaaagataaaaaagTAGTACTTGAATCGATTTTAAGTAGTTCGAAAACCTAATTGATGATAGCTGTATGTCCAATGTGTTACAGAATTTCATCATGGATGAAGACAAAGATGCTTTCTACGTTGTAAGGAAAGGAGATTTTGTTGGCATTTATAAGAGCTTAAGAGAGTGCCAGGCGCAACTCGGCTCTTCTGTAAGTATTCTATTTCTGGCACTGCTTTGCAATGTTTACTGTTGCTTGTATCAATTTGCTTGCTTAGTCGATTATTTTATCATACTCGCTTTAACATGATTATTTGGGTCTTCATCCATTAATGAATAAACACTTTGTGACATTCGACTTCTGAATGTTTGTGTTTCAATTAATTTTGTTTTCAGGTATCCAGTCCTTCTGTCAGTGTGTTTAAGGGGTATGGTTTGTCTAAGGAGACTGAGGAGTACCTAATCTCGCATGGGCTCAAGAATGCTGTCTATTCAATCCATATTGGTGATGTTCAAAATGATCTCTTTGGTCAACTTGTTCCTTGTCCTTTTCAGGTTAGAAGAGTTGTGTTTCCCAATTTTATATTTCTCCTTTTGATTTCTTGTCATGGATAGAAAATGATggttatatgatggttcatgttagccgaccctgaatcatttcgggaccaaggctttgttgttgttgttgttgatagaAAATGATGGATGGACTACATGGATTCTTCTCTTCTGTTCTAGTCTCAGTTTATGGTTTATCCATAAATGGCGAAAGTCACAAAATTCTCAATCCTTACTCTACCTCAAGTTGGATATGGTTGGCCTAACTCGGTCTTTCTGTTGCCTCAACAATTTGGATGTGATAAACTTTTATCTGCTGCTGCGTCAATTAGTGCATACTGAAAATGCACAAGTTTTATGCATTGTGGTCTATTAAGTCATCTTCAGTGAATGTAACTTGTATGTTCTTTGGCATGTTAGAAAAGGTTCCATCGATCAATAGATTAATACTTCATTTTTGTATATCATTGAACAGCCACAGTTTATGCTGTCAACAATAGCTTGTTGAAGTTCACTAAGCCCGTACACCTTGTCTGATAGACAAGTTAATCTGTATTTTTGTACATATTTGGTGATAGTTATATTGTTTCAGCAACCAGCTTCTTCTGGAGGAAAATCAATTCAAAGGGACTATCCACCAAAGAGGTCACTAGAACGAATTGGATCAGTGGTGAGTTTATTATTTCATAGGTGCATCATTTCAAGCTCATGATGATAAGATTCCAATTGGGAATTAGTTAAAGTTTATTTCTCAGTACATACAACATAATGTTGAACAAACTACATCTTTATTCAAATGTGTCATGGAAACAATTGAACTAAAATCTTAAGCTGATAGTTGAAGgtccaattcatattaatatctgacacacccCCCGCACGCAAATGCCACATGCAAATGACAACTAGGCttgaagcgtgcacaacacagacccgtattattataatttatgtcttacaatttaatcaacaaatgagGTGGCTAGGATTCGAACACTTGATCACTTGGTcaaagaggctctgataccatgtcacggaaccaattgaactaaaaacttaagcttatagttaagggcccaattcatattaatatttgacAAAATGCAATACTTGCTTTAGTTTGAAGTACAAGTATAATCAACACTGAGTCTAGAAATATTAATCTTCTGTGTTCACTCCAGCAATCTATTTGCATTTTTACATTTGGAACATTTTGCACGACTTATATCTTGCAAAACTTATAGAAGATTTCgataatttatttttcattttgattttgtGTTTTCATTTTCTAATTTCTACAATGTGCTACCCCTTGTTTGCATTATACCTCCTATTATTGTTGAGGAAATAAGTGGATGAATTTTAATATCATGTGATCCTCAGAACAACATTTGAAAGGACGTGATATCTTCTAGTTGTGTGGAATATGGATTGTTGTCCTCGTATAGTAGATAATGAGAGTATGGTTTTAGGAAGGGTGATCTGAGTTATTTGACAATGGAGAATATGCCCTAATATCTCTGCTTGGTTCGCAATACTGTAATCTACTAATCTTTGTTTTCTATTGCTTTTGCAGGAAGTGATTGCTTCAAGTTCAAACTTAACAGAGCCTAGGAAGAAGCTTCTGAAATCAGATGATATTGTTAAGACTCAAGCAGTGTCCTTTTGCTCTGTGAGT
The sequence above is drawn from the Euphorbia lathyris chromosome 6, ddEupLath1.1, whole genome shotgun sequence genome and encodes:
- the LOC136232987 gene encoding uncharacterized protein isoform X1; protein product: MSNVLQNFIMDEDKDAFYVVRKGDFVGIYKSLRECQAQLGSSVSSPSVSVFKGYGLSKETEEYLISHGLKNAVYSIHIGDVQNDLFGQLVPCPFQQPASSGGKSIQRDYPPKRSLERIGSVEVIASSSNLTEPRKKLLKSDDIVKTQAVSFCSSCILEFDGASKGNPGPAGAGAVLRAEDGSMVFRLREGLGTATNNVAEYRAVILGLKYALRKGYKHIRVRGDSNLVCMQIQGLWKIKNQNLAELCKEAKELKDKFTSFQIEHVLREFNSDADVQANLGVNLRVGQIEEECKRK
- the LOC136232987 gene encoding uncharacterized protein isoform X2; this translates as MDEDKDAFYVVRKGDFVGIYKSLRECQAQLGSSVSSPSVSVFKGYGLSKETEEYLISHGLKNAVYSIHIGDVQNDLFGQLVPCPFQQPASSGGKSIQRDYPPKRSLERIGSVEVIASSSNLTEPRKKLLKSDDIVKTQAVSFCSSCILEFDGASKGNPGPAGAGAVLRAEDGSMVFRLREGLGTATNNVAEYRAVILGLKYALRKGYKHIRVRGDSNLVCMQIQGLWKIKNQNLAELCKEAKELKDKFTSFQIEHVLREFNSDADVQANLGVNLRVGQIEEECKRK